Within Dysgonomonas sp. HDW5A, the genomic segment AATTTGAAGAACTTCGATAAGAAGGCAAAAGCCGTATATGAGTTCGATCCTGCTGATATAACCTATTCGTATATGTACCCTGCCATGGCTCGTACATTCAGAAGTAAAGGGTTTCAGTGGATTACTCAATTTGCTTATGATCCTATGGATATGGCTTGGGCTAATACCGAATATCAGACTCACTTTCTGAACTTGGCATATACACCCAATAAGGCGATCAGCATGAAAATAGCTGCCGAAGTAGCTTATTTAATTCCCCGAAATCAAAAATTCAATACATATCCACAAGACACTATTTTCGATAAATTTCAAGTAAGTTATTTGCAGGATTTGAGTGTATTGAACAGTGGTGATAGATTTTTCTATTCTAATAATACGATAGCTAAACCAATTGCTCCCGAACAGTTGAAGTCGATTGCCGGATGTGGAAGTTCTCCCATAGTTAGTTACGAAGGAACAGGCGCTTATTTTATCGACCAATTAGAAGATGGAGTTTGGCGATTGGAAGTAATGCCCGATGCAGTTCAGATACAAGATCCTTTCGAAAAGCCATCTTTGGATAAAGAGGTAGTAACTATTGCTTGGAATGAATGGAATATGAATATTAAATTATCTCAATTAGGCGAAAATTTTAAAGTAGCAGCTATTAACAAAGGAAACCATTTCAATAAAATATCCAATGGAACAAGTATTGCTATAAAACCGGGAGTGTATTTGCTGACTCAAGCAAATTATATGCCTAAAGATAAATGGGATGTAAATACTAAATGGAAGAACATCACTTTAGGAGAATATGTTGCTCCCGAAGCACGTGCAAAAACTTTCTCAGTAGTTCATCATCCTGATAAAGTAATAGAAGCTGATAAATCTTTACAGATAGAAGCCAATATTGTAGGACCTGCATTCCCTGATTCGGTGATTATTTATACAGATAAAGTATCGTTTTGGTCAGATAAGAATCCCTATATAAAAATGAATCGTACGCATGGATATACTTATCAAGCAACCATTCCTGCGGTGATGATCGGGGAAGGAGTATTCAGATACAATATTATAGTATGCGAGGGCAGTAAGAATTATACATTTCCTGCGGGTATAGAAGGAAACCCTCTTGATTGGAATTTCTATCAGTCTAAATATTACGAAAGCAGGGTAGTGTCACCTACCAGTCCAATTGAATTGGCAAAGATCACAGATGAGTATAGTGATATTGAAGCTTATGGAGTACCTGAAACTTCATATATAACCCGAAAATTAAATGTGAGTAATTTAACTGAAAGTAATTCGCTGAACTTTAACTTCAAAATAAAAGACCCAGACGCACGTTTCTTTTGGAGAAAATATATAAGAGATTACGTTTCAACCAGAAGAGAGCGTTTACAACAAGCCCAATATGTATGTGTCGATATTAAAAATACAGAAGGTATAGACAATTTGAAAATTGGTTTTGTAACTAGTAACGGATTCACTTATACATCGAAAGTTTCTTTAAACGATAAAGGTGTAATAAGGGTTAGATTATCAGACTTGAAACAAGACGTAACTACTTTACTTCCGTCTCCTTATCCGACATTTTTAGAACGGACTTTTATTCCTGACACTCAAATACCATTCAAAATTGGAGACATCGAAATATTGCAAATATCAACAACAGATAATATAACTGAAAAAGCAAATATAGAATTGGGAAGCGTATGGATAGAATAAGATCGCATACCCTTTTACCACTTTGGCAAGTATTATGACCAAAGATAGTTGTCATTAAAAATGTGGGGATTATCCCTATAAGAACAAAACCTTATCTTAAAACATATTTAAACCATGAAGAGATGTATTAATTTGAAGAAACTTGTTCATTTACACTCCATAATAGCACTATTGATTTTAGCGCCATTGGTTGTAAATGCGACACCTCGCCCCATAGAGCAAGAAAGCTTACAGGCGAGTAAAACGATAACCGGAACAGTGATTGACGAAGCTAAAGAACCCATGATTGGTGTCGTGGTAAAAGTGGTGGGTACAACATTGGGAACGGTTACGGATATAGACGGAAAATATTCGATTGCTTTACCTGAGGGTAAGACTGAATTGGAGTTTTCTTTTTTGAGCTACGATGCACAAACGGTATCAGTAACAGGCAAAAATGTTGTAAATATTCAACTACAACCTAAATCACAGCAGATTGCCGAGTTTGTTGTAGTGGGTTATGGTACGCAGCTTAAAAAAGACCTTACAGGTACAGTTACCAGTGTAGGAACTAAAGATTTTAACCCAGGTTTGATAAATTCACCCGAGCAGTTGATAAATGGAAAGGTAGCCGGTGTTCAGATTATGTCTAACAGTGGTTCGCCTTCTGCAGGAAGTACTATCCGTGTTCGTGGAGGTGCCTCGCTTAATGCCAGCAACGATCCTTTGATTGTATTGGATGGAGTACCCTTGGAAAGCGGAGGTATCAGCGGTAACAGCAGCAACTTCCTGAGTTTGATTAACCCCAATGATATAGAAAGTATGAGCGTACTTAAAGATGCCTCTTCTACAGCTATTTACGGATCGAGAGCATCTAATGGGGTTATCATCATAACTACTAAAAAAGGATCATCCAATAAGTTGAATGTTAGTTTCAGCTCAACTCTTTCGTTGCAGAATAAAACAAGAGTAGCAGAAACTCTTTCGCCTCAACAATTCAGAGATTTGATAACTGAACGAGGAAATACTCAGCAAAAAAGCTTATTAGGAGATTACTCTACTAATTGGAACGATGAAATCTATAAAACAGCTTTCGGAACAGATAATAATCTTAGTGTTGCAGGAGGTTTTTCAAAAACAGTTCCGTTTCGATTCTCAGTAGGCTATTATGATCAGGATGGTATTTTGAGAACCGATAATACGAAACGTTATACAGGAAGTGCGGTGGTAAGTCCTTCATTTCTTGAAGACCATCTGAAATTTAATTTCAATGTAAAAGGGTCTGTCAATAAAAATAGCTTTGCCAATACTACAGCTATCTGGAATGCAGCAGCATTTAATCCTACTCAACCCGTTTATTCGGGGAATGATGCTTTTGGAGGTTTTTACGAAAGTTTAGATAATACAGGAGTTCCGGCAACAGGAGCTTTGCTGAATCCCGTAGGATTATTGTTGCAGGAGGAACATTTCAGTACCGTAAAACGTACTATCGGAAACATGGATGTGGATTATAAACTTCACTTTCTACCCGAACTGAAAGCCCATCTTACTTTAGGCTACGATTATGCCAAAGGAGAGGGAACCAACTATATTCCTGCAGAAGCAGCCTTTGCTTACAAAGTAGGAGGTACAGATAATGAATACTCACAGGAGAAAATAAATAAATTATTTACAGGTTATTTAAATTACAACAAAAACCTGAAAAGTATAAAAAGCACATTGGACGTAACAGCAGGATACGATTATCAGTATTGGAGAGCAAAAAGCCCTCAGTTTTTTAACACCAATGTGGCAGGCGAAGTGGTAAGTACATCTGCCGCACAAGACCAGACACACGTGTTAATCTCTTTCTACGGAAGGGTTAATTATTCATACGATTCTAAATATTTATTTACAGGAACTATCCGCCGTGACGGATCGTCACGCTTCAATCCTGATAACAGATGGGGTGTATTCCCTTCGGCAGCCATAGCATGGAGAGCTTCACAGGAACCTTTCCTTGTGGATAATCCTGTAGTAAGCGATTTGAAAGTACGTTTAAGCTATGGTGTAACAGGACAACAGGATGGTATTGGAAACTATTCTTACCTGCCTATTTATACATTAAGTAACGACTATGCCCAATATCAGTTTGGAAATAATTTTTATCACTTGTTCCGTCCAACCACTTATATTTCCGATTTGAAATGGGAGACCACAAGCTCTTATAATGCAGGTTTCGATTTCGGATTCCTCAATAATCGCATCAATGGTACTTTCGATTATTACAATCGTAAAACGAAAGACTTACTGGCAACAGTAGCCGTTCCGGCAGGTACAAATTTTTCCGAAACTGCAACTACTAACGTGGGTAATGTAGAGAGTAACGGGCTGGAATTTGCCTTGAACTTTATCCCTGTTGATAACAAAGACATGACATGGTCTTTCGGATTTAATGCAACTTATCAGAAAGTAAAAATTACTAATCTTACGTTGGTAAAAGACGCAAATTCAC encodes:
- a CDS encoding TonB-dependent receptor; the encoded protein is MKRCINLKKLVHLHSIIALLILAPLVVNATPRPIEQESLQASKTITGTVIDEAKEPMIGVVVKVVGTTLGTVTDIDGKYSIALPEGKTELEFSFLSYDAQTVSVTGKNVVNIQLQPKSQQIAEFVVVGYGTQLKKDLTGTVTSVGTKDFNPGLINSPEQLINGKVAGVQIMSNSGSPSAGSTIRVRGGASLNASNDPLIVLDGVPLESGGISGNSSNFLSLINPNDIESMSVLKDASSTAIYGSRASNGVIIITTKKGSSNKLNVSFSSTLSLQNKTRVAETLSPQQFRDLITERGNTQQKSLLGDYSTNWNDEIYKTAFGTDNNLSVAGGFSKTVPFRFSVGYYDQDGILRTDNTKRYTGSAVVSPSFLEDHLKFNFNVKGSVNKNSFANTTAIWNAAAFNPTQPVYSGNDAFGGFYESLDNTGVPATGALLNPVGLLLQEEHFSTVKRTIGNMDVDYKLHFLPELKAHLTLGYDYAKGEGTNYIPAEAAFAYKVGGTDNEYSQEKINKLFTGYLNYNKNLKSIKSTLDVTAGYDYQYWRAKSPQFFNTNVAGEVVSTSAAQDQTHVLISFYGRVNYSYDSKYLFTGTIRRDGSSRFNPDNRWGVFPSAAIAWRASQEPFLVDNPVVSDLKVRLSYGVTGQQDGIGNYSYLPIYTLSNDYAQYQFGNNFYHLFRPTTYISDLKWETTSSYNAGFDFGFLNNRINGTFDYYNRKTKDLLATVAVPAGTNFSETATTNVGNVESNGLEFALNFIPVDNKDMTWSFGFNATYQKVKITNLTLVKDANSPGSYTGPTVGGQGLQILTEGYAPNMFYVYKQIYDESGKPLEGMFADLNGDGVINEKDLYRYHSPMPDYLLGFNSQFRYQKWSLGFVLRASIGNYVYNNMAASLGAWETMQYVTSAINNLSTDFLNTGFQTRQYRSDYYVQNASFLKMDNISLGYNVGKVFRGPNMRVGALIQNVFTITKYKGVDPEILNGFDSQFYPRPRIFSLSVNLDF